In one Molothrus ater isolate BHLD 08-10-18 breed brown headed cowbird chromosome 6, BPBGC_Mater_1.1, whole genome shotgun sequence genomic region, the following are encoded:
- the PCNX4 gene encoding pecanex-like protein 4 isoform X1 → MGPDVPLLNDYKQEFFLKRFPQTLLGGPRFKLGYCAPPYIYVNQIILFLTPWLWGGVGTLLYQLGVMKDSCTAALSGGLMFVTALALQMTNLYAKQKTVTVERMQIQNTLTDEDEFEFSSCVGSETVKFIIPGKKYIINTVFHSLLAGVLCGLGTWYLLPNRITLLYNNIGGTVVIFVFGWVTICIGEYSLIINTATETATFQALDTYEITALMRPFYIFVFIAVDLAHRFAVNAPILEQTNQILHILFLFLPFLWAMGILPPLDALFLWGMEQLLEFGLGGSPMSSNTKLLVMFLISAGTAIASYFIPSPLGVILFMTGFGFILSLNLSEIGFALKHTMISHLASSKAKNAHRGLRIQFGWREFIFYVAVLAFALTEASLLHQFAGSSSFSQARPQAIASYILILLLVIMWILREIQRVYLFGVFRNPFYPKDVRTVAVFMEKQRRLMKVGVVRRILLTLVSPFAMIAFLSLDHSLQNLHSVSVSIGFTRMFRMVWQNTENALLDMVVVSAAQMLVFNPDLWWNRSLDTGIKLLLATNRALPARVPQVGLLRDRLLQFLSKLHFAIAILLTSWTEKKQRRRSSAALIALNVAFFPVLLALVAVSALLSSPLLPLFTLPVFLVGFPRPLRSWPGPAGGTACVCSDTVYYRQLVPGLAAALQSALAAGGLGLSLPGSHYLCRFQDRLMWILVLEKGFTYCGVNIKGLELQETSCHAAEAHRVDEIFEMAFEHQEHTRILSPNPHFGHILTPCTVVPVRLYSDARNVLSGIIDSHENLKHLKDDFVKVLVWMLVQYCYKKSKTWESPGSANKNKQESLPENQHSGAVKGSRALREEDSFSVDTVEDWTDESDIFDFEPSSRTRDRKDPGQLGLTPKVHLSIPGSIETQSQDFLQEMSPEDKLNRAMVLGLPAMDKGKQPEVLPRVEFSCSYSELLSIPEEWRTAPVPSSKVSEMRQRFPEEWYHFVLSQLDFFHLKEKPSSLLTDLMKDQALKELYIHGVLSCCFGLFGLDNAVPAPRHVFRAYTGGIPWSAGLDWLTGKPELFQLALKAFRYTFKLMLDKASLGPVENFRELVNYLEGYESDWYIGLVSDLEWQQAVLQEKPYLFSLGHDPSMGIYTGRVLTLQELLVQVGKLNAEAVRGQWANLSWELLYATNDDEERYSIQAHPALLRNLTVQAADPPLGYPVYSSQLLQLPLF, encoded by the exons ATGGGGCCAGATGTCCCCCTGCTCAATGACTACAAGCAGGAGTTCTTCTTGAAGCGCTTCCCTCAGACTCTGCTGGGAGGTCCCAGGTTCAAATTAGGCTACTGTGCCCCTCCCTACATCTATGTGAACCAGATCATCCTTTTCCTGACACCATGGCTTTGGGGAGGAGTGGGAACACTCCTGTACCAGCTGGGGGTGATGAAGGACTCGTGCACAGCAGCGCTGTCGGGAGGACTCATGTTTGTTACTGCACTTGCTCTTCAGATGACAAACCTCtatgcaaagcagaaaacagtgaCAGTAGAAAGAATGCAAATTCAGAATACCCTGACAGATGAAGATGAGTTTGAATTTTCCAGCTGTGTAGGTTCAGAGACAGTAAAATTTATTATTCCTGGCAAGAAGTACATAATCAACACTGTATTCCATTCCCTTCTGGCAGGGGTATTGTGTGGGCTGGGAACTTGGTATTTGCTGCCAAACAGAATAACCTTGTTATATAACAACATTGGAGGAACTGTTGTGATCTTTGTGTTTGGATGGGTGACCATATGTATAGGAGAGTATTCATTAATCATAAACACAGCCACTGAAACAGCCACTTTCCAAGCACTGGATACTTATGAAATCACTGCTCTGATGAGACCTTTCtacatttttgtctttattgCAGTGGATCTTGCACACAG GTTTGCTGTCAACGCACCCATTCTAGAGCAGACAAACCAGATTTTGCAcatcctgtttctttttctgccatTCTTGTGGGCAATGGGAATTCTGCCCCCACTTGATGCACTTTTTCTCTGGGGAATGGAACAACTGTTGGAGTTTGGACTAGGAGGTTCACCTATGTCAAGTAACACCAA GTTGTTAGTAATGTTTCTCATTTCTGCTGGAACAGCAATAGCATCGTATTTCATTCCCAGCCCCCTCGGTGTGATCCTCTTCATGACTGGATTTGGGTTCATACTGAGTCTTAACCTAAGTGAGATTGGGTTTGCCCTCAAACACACCATGATCAGCCATTTAGCCTCCAGCAAAGCTAAAAAtgctcacaggggtcttagAATACAATTTGGATGGAGggaatttattttctatgtGGCTGTGTTGGCATTTGCTCTCACAGAAGCGAGTTTGCTGCATCAATTTGCAGGCTCCTCATCATTTTCCCAAGCCAGACCCCAGGCCATAGCAAGTTACATTCTGATCCTATTACTTGTAATTATGTGGATTCTTAGAGAGATTCAGAGAGTGTACTTGTTTGGAGTCTTCAGAAACCCCTTTTACCCAAAGGATGTCAGGACTGTGGCTGTGTTCATGGAGAAGCAAAGAAGGCTAATGAAAGTTGGTGTTGTCAGGAGGATTTTACTAACACTAG TGTCTCCATTTGCTATGATAGCATTCCTGTCACTTGACCATTCCCTACAAAACCTACATTCCGTGTCTGTTTCCATTGGATTCACAAGGATGTTCAGAAtg GTCtggcaaaatacagaaaatgccTTACTAGACATGGTGGTTGTCTCAGCAGCACAAATGTTGGTGTTTAATCCAGACCTCTGGTGGAACAGGAGCCTTGATACAGGAATCAAACTCTTGCTG GCTACAAACCGTGCGCTTCCTGCCCGTGTGCCGCAGGTCGGTCTCCTGCGGGATCGGCTGCTCCAGTTCCTGTCCAAGCTGCACTTTGCCATCGCCATCCTCCTCACCTCGTGGACGGAGAAGAAGCAGCGCCGCAGATCCAGCGCCGCCCTGATCGCGCTCAACGTCGCCTTCTTCCCCgtcctgctggccctggtggCCGTCTCAGCGCTGCTGTCCTcgcccctgctgcccctcttcACCCTGCCCGTGTTCCTGGTGGGCTTCCCCCGGCCCCTGCGGAGCTGGCCGGGCCCCGCGGGCGGCACCGCCTGCGTCTGCTCCGACACCGTCTACTACCGGCAGCTGGTGCCCGGCCTGGCCGCCGCACTGCAGTCTGCGCTGGCGGCCGGCGGCCTGG GTCTCTCTCTGCCTGGGTCTCATTACTTGTGCCGCTTTCAGGACAGGCTGATGTGGATATTGGTGCTGGAAAAAGGCTTCACCTACTGTGGTGTTAACATTAAG GGGCTAGAACTGCAGGAAACATCCTGCCATGCTGCTGAAGCTCACAGAGTGGATGAAATTTTTGAAATGGCCTTTGAACATCAGGAGCACACAAGGATTCTGTCTCCCAATCCCCATTTTGGACACATCCTGACTCCCTGTACTGTGGTTCCTGTGCGGCTGTATTCTGATGCCAGGAATGTGTTATCTGGAATAATCGATTCCCATGAGAATTTAAAGCACCTGAAAGATGATTTTGTGAAAGTCCTTGTATGGATGCTTGTCCAGTATTGTTATAAAAAATCCAAGACGTGGGaaagcccaggcagtgccaacAAGAACAAACAAGAATCACTTCCAGAAAATCAGCATAGTGGTGCAGTGAAAGGATCCAGAGCTCTGAGGGAAGAAGACAGCTTTAGTGTTGATACAGTGGAGGACTGGACTGATGAGAGTGACATTTTTGATTTTGAACCCAGTAGCAGaacaagagacagaaaagaTCCTGGGCAGTTGGGACTGACACCCAAAGTGCACCTGTCTATTCCAGGGTCTATAGAAACACAGAGCCAAGACTTCCTACAAGAAATGTCTCCAGAAGATAAATTAAACAGGGCTATGGTGCTTGGGCTGCCTGCTATGGACAAAGGGAAACAGCCAGAAGTTTTACCTCGTGTAGAATTCAGTTGCTCTTACTCGGAGCTGCTGAGCATCCCGGAAGAATGGAGAACAGCTCCAGTGCCTTCTTCCAAAGTCAGTGAAATGAGGCAGAGGTTTCCTGAGGAATGGTACCACTTTGTTTTGAGCCAGCTGgacttttttcatttgaaagagAAGCCTTCCAGTTTACTCACAGACCTGATGAAAGATCAAGCTCTGAAAGAGCTGTACATCCACGGGGTGCTGTCGTGCTGCTTTGGTCTGTTTGGGCTGGATAACGCCGTGCCTGCCCCTCGCCACGTCTTCAGGGCATACACTGGTGGCATCCCCTGGTCTGCTGGCTTGGACTGGCTCACAGGCAAACCAGAGCTCTTCCAGCTGGCATTAAAAGCATTCAg ATACACCTTTAAACTTATGCTGGACAAAGCCAGCCTGGGCCCAGTGGAGAACTTCAGAGAGCTGGTGAATTACCTGGAGGGATACGAAAGCGATTGGTACATTGGGCTGGTGTCAGACCTGGAGTGGCAGCAAGCagttctgcaggaaaagccatACCTGTTCTCACTGGGGCATGATCCAAGCATG GGAATTTACACAGGGCGAGTCCTCACTCTGCAGGAGCTGTTAGTCCAGGTGGGAAAGCTCAATGCTGAAGCTGTGAGAGGCCAGTGGGCCAAcctgtcctgggagctgctctaCGCCACCAACGACGACGAGGAGCGCTACAGCATCCAGGCACACCCGGCCCTGCTGCGCAACCTGACCGTGCAGGCGGCCGACCCGCCCCTGGGCTACCCCGTCTActcctcacagctcctgcagctgcctctctTCTAG
- the PCNX4 gene encoding pecanex-like protein 4 isoform X3 encodes MGPDVPLLNDYKQEFFLKRFPQTLLGGPRFKLGYCAPPYIYVNQIILFLTPWLWGGVGTLLYQLGVMKDSCTAALSGGLMFVTALALQMTNLYAKQKTVTVERMQIQNTLTDEDEFEFSSCVGSETVKFIIPGKKYIINTVFHSLLAGVLCGLGTWYLLPNRITLLYNNIGGTVVIFVFGWVTICIGEYSLIINTATETATFQALDTYEITALMRPFYIFVFIAVDLAHRLLVMFLISAGTAIASYFIPSPLGVILFMTGFGFILSLNLSEIGFALKHTMISHLASSKAKNAHRGLRIQFGWREFIFYVAVLAFALTEASLLHQFAGSSSFSQARPQAIASYILILLLVIMWILREIQRVYLFGVFRNPFYPKDVRTVAVFMEKQRRLMKVGVVRRILLTLVSPFAMIAFLSLDHSLQNLHSVSVSIGFTRMFRMVWQNTENALLDMVVVSAAQMLVFNPDLWWNRSLDTGIKLLLATNRALPARVPQVGLLRDRLLQFLSKLHFAIAILLTSWTEKKQRRRSSAALIALNVAFFPVLLALVAVSALLSSPLLPLFTLPVFLVGFPRPLRSWPGPAGGTACVCSDTVYYRQLVPGLAAALQSALAAGGLGLSLPGSHYLCRFQDRLMWILVLEKGFTYCGVNIKGLELQETSCHAAEAHRVDEIFEMAFEHQEHTRILSPNPHFGHILTPCTVVPVRLYSDARNVLSGIIDSHENLKHLKDDFVKVLVWMLVQYCYKKSKTWESPGSANKNKQESLPENQHSGAVKGSRALREEDSFSVDTVEDWTDESDIFDFEPSSRTRDRKDPGQLGLTPKVHLSIPGSIETQSQDFLQEMSPEDKLNRAMVLGLPAMDKGKQPEVLPRVEFSCSYSELLSIPEEWRTAPVPSSKVSEMRQRFPEEWYHFVLSQLDFFHLKEKPSSLLTDLMKDQALKELYIHGVLSCCFGLFGLDNAVPAPRHVFRAYTGGIPWSAGLDWLTGKPELFQLALKAFRYTFKLMLDKASLGPVENFRELVNYLEGYESDWYIGLVSDLEWQQAVLQEKPYLFSLGHDPSMGIYTGRVLTLQELLVQVGKLNAEAVRGQWANLSWELLYATNDDEERYSIQAHPALLRNLTVQAADPPLGYPVYSSQLLQLPLF; translated from the exons ATGGGGCCAGATGTCCCCCTGCTCAATGACTACAAGCAGGAGTTCTTCTTGAAGCGCTTCCCTCAGACTCTGCTGGGAGGTCCCAGGTTCAAATTAGGCTACTGTGCCCCTCCCTACATCTATGTGAACCAGATCATCCTTTTCCTGACACCATGGCTTTGGGGAGGAGTGGGAACACTCCTGTACCAGCTGGGGGTGATGAAGGACTCGTGCACAGCAGCGCTGTCGGGAGGACTCATGTTTGTTACTGCACTTGCTCTTCAGATGACAAACCTCtatgcaaagcagaaaacagtgaCAGTAGAAAGAATGCAAATTCAGAATACCCTGACAGATGAAGATGAGTTTGAATTTTCCAGCTGTGTAGGTTCAGAGACAGTAAAATTTATTATTCCTGGCAAGAAGTACATAATCAACACTGTATTCCATTCCCTTCTGGCAGGGGTATTGTGTGGGCTGGGAACTTGGTATTTGCTGCCAAACAGAATAACCTTGTTATATAACAACATTGGAGGAACTGTTGTGATCTTTGTGTTTGGATGGGTGACCATATGTATAGGAGAGTATTCATTAATCATAAACACAGCCACTGAAACAGCCACTTTCCAAGCACTGGATACTTATGAAATCACTGCTCTGATGAGACCTTTCtacatttttgtctttattgCAGTGGATCTTGCACACAG GTTGTTAGTAATGTTTCTCATTTCTGCTGGAACAGCAATAGCATCGTATTTCATTCCCAGCCCCCTCGGTGTGATCCTCTTCATGACTGGATTTGGGTTCATACTGAGTCTTAACCTAAGTGAGATTGGGTTTGCCCTCAAACACACCATGATCAGCCATTTAGCCTCCAGCAAAGCTAAAAAtgctcacaggggtcttagAATACAATTTGGATGGAGggaatttattttctatgtGGCTGTGTTGGCATTTGCTCTCACAGAAGCGAGTTTGCTGCATCAATTTGCAGGCTCCTCATCATTTTCCCAAGCCAGACCCCAGGCCATAGCAAGTTACATTCTGATCCTATTACTTGTAATTATGTGGATTCTTAGAGAGATTCAGAGAGTGTACTTGTTTGGAGTCTTCAGAAACCCCTTTTACCCAAAGGATGTCAGGACTGTGGCTGTGTTCATGGAGAAGCAAAGAAGGCTAATGAAAGTTGGTGTTGTCAGGAGGATTTTACTAACACTAG TGTCTCCATTTGCTATGATAGCATTCCTGTCACTTGACCATTCCCTACAAAACCTACATTCCGTGTCTGTTTCCATTGGATTCACAAGGATGTTCAGAAtg GTCtggcaaaatacagaaaatgccTTACTAGACATGGTGGTTGTCTCAGCAGCACAAATGTTGGTGTTTAATCCAGACCTCTGGTGGAACAGGAGCCTTGATACAGGAATCAAACTCTTGCTG GCTACAAACCGTGCGCTTCCTGCCCGTGTGCCGCAGGTCGGTCTCCTGCGGGATCGGCTGCTCCAGTTCCTGTCCAAGCTGCACTTTGCCATCGCCATCCTCCTCACCTCGTGGACGGAGAAGAAGCAGCGCCGCAGATCCAGCGCCGCCCTGATCGCGCTCAACGTCGCCTTCTTCCCCgtcctgctggccctggtggCCGTCTCAGCGCTGCTGTCCTcgcccctgctgcccctcttcACCCTGCCCGTGTTCCTGGTGGGCTTCCCCCGGCCCCTGCGGAGCTGGCCGGGCCCCGCGGGCGGCACCGCCTGCGTCTGCTCCGACACCGTCTACTACCGGCAGCTGGTGCCCGGCCTGGCCGCCGCACTGCAGTCTGCGCTGGCGGCCGGCGGCCTGG GTCTCTCTCTGCCTGGGTCTCATTACTTGTGCCGCTTTCAGGACAGGCTGATGTGGATATTGGTGCTGGAAAAAGGCTTCACCTACTGTGGTGTTAACATTAAG GGGCTAGAACTGCAGGAAACATCCTGCCATGCTGCTGAAGCTCACAGAGTGGATGAAATTTTTGAAATGGCCTTTGAACATCAGGAGCACACAAGGATTCTGTCTCCCAATCCCCATTTTGGACACATCCTGACTCCCTGTACTGTGGTTCCTGTGCGGCTGTATTCTGATGCCAGGAATGTGTTATCTGGAATAATCGATTCCCATGAGAATTTAAAGCACCTGAAAGATGATTTTGTGAAAGTCCTTGTATGGATGCTTGTCCAGTATTGTTATAAAAAATCCAAGACGTGGGaaagcccaggcagtgccaacAAGAACAAACAAGAATCACTTCCAGAAAATCAGCATAGTGGTGCAGTGAAAGGATCCAGAGCTCTGAGGGAAGAAGACAGCTTTAGTGTTGATACAGTGGAGGACTGGACTGATGAGAGTGACATTTTTGATTTTGAACCCAGTAGCAGaacaagagacagaaaagaTCCTGGGCAGTTGGGACTGACACCCAAAGTGCACCTGTCTATTCCAGGGTCTATAGAAACACAGAGCCAAGACTTCCTACAAGAAATGTCTCCAGAAGATAAATTAAACAGGGCTATGGTGCTTGGGCTGCCTGCTATGGACAAAGGGAAACAGCCAGAAGTTTTACCTCGTGTAGAATTCAGTTGCTCTTACTCGGAGCTGCTGAGCATCCCGGAAGAATGGAGAACAGCTCCAGTGCCTTCTTCCAAAGTCAGTGAAATGAGGCAGAGGTTTCCTGAGGAATGGTACCACTTTGTTTTGAGCCAGCTGgacttttttcatttgaaagagAAGCCTTCCAGTTTACTCACAGACCTGATGAAAGATCAAGCTCTGAAAGAGCTGTACATCCACGGGGTGCTGTCGTGCTGCTTTGGTCTGTTTGGGCTGGATAACGCCGTGCCTGCCCCTCGCCACGTCTTCAGGGCATACACTGGTGGCATCCCCTGGTCTGCTGGCTTGGACTGGCTCACAGGCAAACCAGAGCTCTTCCAGCTGGCATTAAAAGCATTCAg ATACACCTTTAAACTTATGCTGGACAAAGCCAGCCTGGGCCCAGTGGAGAACTTCAGAGAGCTGGTGAATTACCTGGAGGGATACGAAAGCGATTGGTACATTGGGCTGGTGTCAGACCTGGAGTGGCAGCAAGCagttctgcaggaaaagccatACCTGTTCTCACTGGGGCATGATCCAAGCATG GGAATTTACACAGGGCGAGTCCTCACTCTGCAGGAGCTGTTAGTCCAGGTGGGAAAGCTCAATGCTGAAGCTGTGAGAGGCCAGTGGGCCAAcctgtcctgggagctgctctaCGCCACCAACGACGACGAGGAGCGCTACAGCATCCAGGCACACCCGGCCCTGCTGCGCAACCTGACCGTGCAGGCGGCCGACCCGCCCCTGGGCTACCCCGTCTActcctcacagctcctgcagctgcctctctTCTAG
- the PCNX4 gene encoding pecanex-like protein 4 isoform X2 produces the protein MGPDVPLLNDYKQEFFLKRFPQTLLGGPRFKLGYCAPPYIYVNQIILFLTPWLWGGVGTLLYQLGVMKDSCTAALSGGLMFVTALALQMTNLYAKQKTVTVERMQIQNTLTDEDEFEFSSCVGSETVKFIIPGKKYIINTVFHSLLAGVLCGLGTWYLLPNRITLLYNNIGGTVVIFVFGWVTICIGEYSLIINTATETATFQALDTYEITALMRPFYIFVFIAVDLAHRFAVNAPILEQTNQILHILFLFLPFLWAMGILPPLDALFLWGMEQLLEFGLGGSPMSSNTKLLVMFLISAGTAIASYFIPSPLGVILFMTGFGFILSLNLSEIGFALKHTMISHLASSKAKNAHRGLRIQFGWREFIFYVAVLAFALTEASLLHQFAGSSSFSQARPQAIASYILILLLVIMWILREIQRVYLFGVFRNPFYPKDVRTVAVFMEKQRRLMKVGVVRRILLTLVSPFAMIAFLSLDHSLQNLHSVSVSIGFTRMFRMVWQNTENALLDMVVVSAAQMLVFNPDLWWNRSLDTGIKLLLVGLLRDRLLQFLSKLHFAIAILLTSWTEKKQRRRSSAALIALNVAFFPVLLALVAVSALLSSPLLPLFTLPVFLVGFPRPLRSWPGPAGGTACVCSDTVYYRQLVPGLAAALQSALAAGGLGLSLPGSHYLCRFQDRLMWILVLEKGFTYCGVNIKGLELQETSCHAAEAHRVDEIFEMAFEHQEHTRILSPNPHFGHILTPCTVVPVRLYSDARNVLSGIIDSHENLKHLKDDFVKVLVWMLVQYCYKKSKTWESPGSANKNKQESLPENQHSGAVKGSRALREEDSFSVDTVEDWTDESDIFDFEPSSRTRDRKDPGQLGLTPKVHLSIPGSIETQSQDFLQEMSPEDKLNRAMVLGLPAMDKGKQPEVLPRVEFSCSYSELLSIPEEWRTAPVPSSKVSEMRQRFPEEWYHFVLSQLDFFHLKEKPSSLLTDLMKDQALKELYIHGVLSCCFGLFGLDNAVPAPRHVFRAYTGGIPWSAGLDWLTGKPELFQLALKAFRYTFKLMLDKASLGPVENFRELVNYLEGYESDWYIGLVSDLEWQQAVLQEKPYLFSLGHDPSMGIYTGRVLTLQELLVQVGKLNAEAVRGQWANLSWELLYATNDDEERYSIQAHPALLRNLTVQAADPPLGYPVYSSQLLQLPLF, from the exons ATGGGGCCAGATGTCCCCCTGCTCAATGACTACAAGCAGGAGTTCTTCTTGAAGCGCTTCCCTCAGACTCTGCTGGGAGGTCCCAGGTTCAAATTAGGCTACTGTGCCCCTCCCTACATCTATGTGAACCAGATCATCCTTTTCCTGACACCATGGCTTTGGGGAGGAGTGGGAACACTCCTGTACCAGCTGGGGGTGATGAAGGACTCGTGCACAGCAGCGCTGTCGGGAGGACTCATGTTTGTTACTGCACTTGCTCTTCAGATGACAAACCTCtatgcaaagcagaaaacagtgaCAGTAGAAAGAATGCAAATTCAGAATACCCTGACAGATGAAGATGAGTTTGAATTTTCCAGCTGTGTAGGTTCAGAGACAGTAAAATTTATTATTCCTGGCAAGAAGTACATAATCAACACTGTATTCCATTCCCTTCTGGCAGGGGTATTGTGTGGGCTGGGAACTTGGTATTTGCTGCCAAACAGAATAACCTTGTTATATAACAACATTGGAGGAACTGTTGTGATCTTTGTGTTTGGATGGGTGACCATATGTATAGGAGAGTATTCATTAATCATAAACACAGCCACTGAAACAGCCACTTTCCAAGCACTGGATACTTATGAAATCACTGCTCTGATGAGACCTTTCtacatttttgtctttattgCAGTGGATCTTGCACACAG GTTTGCTGTCAACGCACCCATTCTAGAGCAGACAAACCAGATTTTGCAcatcctgtttctttttctgccatTCTTGTGGGCAATGGGAATTCTGCCCCCACTTGATGCACTTTTTCTCTGGGGAATGGAACAACTGTTGGAGTTTGGACTAGGAGGTTCACCTATGTCAAGTAACACCAA GTTGTTAGTAATGTTTCTCATTTCTGCTGGAACAGCAATAGCATCGTATTTCATTCCCAGCCCCCTCGGTGTGATCCTCTTCATGACTGGATTTGGGTTCATACTGAGTCTTAACCTAAGTGAGATTGGGTTTGCCCTCAAACACACCATGATCAGCCATTTAGCCTCCAGCAAAGCTAAAAAtgctcacaggggtcttagAATACAATTTGGATGGAGggaatttattttctatgtGGCTGTGTTGGCATTTGCTCTCACAGAAGCGAGTTTGCTGCATCAATTTGCAGGCTCCTCATCATTTTCCCAAGCCAGACCCCAGGCCATAGCAAGTTACATTCTGATCCTATTACTTGTAATTATGTGGATTCTTAGAGAGATTCAGAGAGTGTACTTGTTTGGAGTCTTCAGAAACCCCTTTTACCCAAAGGATGTCAGGACTGTGGCTGTGTTCATGGAGAAGCAAAGAAGGCTAATGAAAGTTGGTGTTGTCAGGAGGATTTTACTAACACTAG TGTCTCCATTTGCTATGATAGCATTCCTGTCACTTGACCATTCCCTACAAAACCTACATTCCGTGTCTGTTTCCATTGGATTCACAAGGATGTTCAGAAtg GTCtggcaaaatacagaaaatgccTTACTAGACATGGTGGTTGTCTCAGCAGCACAAATGTTGGTGTTTAATCCAGACCTCTGGTGGAACAGGAGCCTTGATACAGGAATCAAACTCTTGCTG GTCGGTCTCCTGCGGGATCGGCTGCTCCAGTTCCTGTCCAAGCTGCACTTTGCCATCGCCATCCTCCTCACCTCGTGGACGGAGAAGAAGCAGCGCCGCAGATCCAGCGCCGCCCTGATCGCGCTCAACGTCGCCTTCTTCCCCgtcctgctggccctggtggCCGTCTCAGCGCTGCTGTCCTcgcccctgctgcccctcttcACCCTGCCCGTGTTCCTGGTGGGCTTCCCCCGGCCCCTGCGGAGCTGGCCGGGCCCCGCGGGCGGCACCGCCTGCGTCTGCTCCGACACCGTCTACTACCGGCAGCTGGTGCCCGGCCTGGCCGCCGCACTGCAGTCTGCGCTGGCGGCCGGCGGCCTGG GTCTCTCTCTGCCTGGGTCTCATTACTTGTGCCGCTTTCAGGACAGGCTGATGTGGATATTGGTGCTGGAAAAAGGCTTCACCTACTGTGGTGTTAACATTAAG GGGCTAGAACTGCAGGAAACATCCTGCCATGCTGCTGAAGCTCACAGAGTGGATGAAATTTTTGAAATGGCCTTTGAACATCAGGAGCACACAAGGATTCTGTCTCCCAATCCCCATTTTGGACACATCCTGACTCCCTGTACTGTGGTTCCTGTGCGGCTGTATTCTGATGCCAGGAATGTGTTATCTGGAATAATCGATTCCCATGAGAATTTAAAGCACCTGAAAGATGATTTTGTGAAAGTCCTTGTATGGATGCTTGTCCAGTATTGTTATAAAAAATCCAAGACGTGGGaaagcccaggcagtgccaacAAGAACAAACAAGAATCACTTCCAGAAAATCAGCATAGTGGTGCAGTGAAAGGATCCAGAGCTCTGAGGGAAGAAGACAGCTTTAGTGTTGATACAGTGGAGGACTGGACTGATGAGAGTGACATTTTTGATTTTGAACCCAGTAGCAGaacaagagacagaaaagaTCCTGGGCAGTTGGGACTGACACCCAAAGTGCACCTGTCTATTCCAGGGTCTATAGAAACACAGAGCCAAGACTTCCTACAAGAAATGTCTCCAGAAGATAAATTAAACAGGGCTATGGTGCTTGGGCTGCCTGCTATGGACAAAGGGAAACAGCCAGAAGTTTTACCTCGTGTAGAATTCAGTTGCTCTTACTCGGAGCTGCTGAGCATCCCGGAAGAATGGAGAACAGCTCCAGTGCCTTCTTCCAAAGTCAGTGAAATGAGGCAGAGGTTTCCTGAGGAATGGTACCACTTTGTTTTGAGCCAGCTGgacttttttcatttgaaagagAAGCCTTCCAGTTTACTCACAGACCTGATGAAAGATCAAGCTCTGAAAGAGCTGTACATCCACGGGGTGCTGTCGTGCTGCTTTGGTCTGTTTGGGCTGGATAACGCCGTGCCTGCCCCTCGCCACGTCTTCAGGGCATACACTGGTGGCATCCCCTGGTCTGCTGGCTTGGACTGGCTCACAGGCAAACCAGAGCTCTTCCAGCTGGCATTAAAAGCATTCAg ATACACCTTTAAACTTATGCTGGACAAAGCCAGCCTGGGCCCAGTGGAGAACTTCAGAGAGCTGGTGAATTACCTGGAGGGATACGAAAGCGATTGGTACATTGGGCTGGTGTCAGACCTGGAGTGGCAGCAAGCagttctgcaggaaaagccatACCTGTTCTCACTGGGGCATGATCCAAGCATG GGAATTTACACAGGGCGAGTCCTCACTCTGCAGGAGCTGTTAGTCCAGGTGGGAAAGCTCAATGCTGAAGCTGTGAGAGGCCAGTGGGCCAAcctgtcctgggagctgctctaCGCCACCAACGACGACGAGGAGCGCTACAGCATCCAGGCACACCCGGCCCTGCTGCGCAACCTGACCGTGCAGGCGGCCGACCCGCCCCTGGGCTACCCCGTCTActcctcacagctcctgcagctgcctctctTCTAG